TATATTCTGATTTCCTATTTTGATTTGAGAAAACTTTCCAAAAAAATCTGTAATTGCTACTTCCCATAAATCGCGCAATAAGATATTTTTTACCTCATATAATTGATTCACATCGAGTTGAGAAGCACGCAGTTCATCCAACTGTTCAGTCAATTTTTGCAGGATGAGATAAAGCAATTCCCGCTTTTTTTCTTCACGAAAGATGTCAATTTCTAAAGGTAAATCTGTGACATTTCGTAAAGGGAATTGAAGTTTGGTAACGCAAGATGCAAACAAGTTAAATTGTACTGTTCCCAGACTAAGTAAAGGCAAAACAGTTTGCCGTGGCTGAATAGCACTACTAAATGAAGGGGTAAGAGGTAGCTCATCAGAAACCGGAATATCTTCCTCTTGCCTTTCTTGTGATGAAACTAACAACCGATCTAGCAACCAACGAGCCGCTAGCAGTTCTCGCCTCTGTCCAGCTAGAATTGCCCGATCTAATACTGCTAATCCAGGAACTTGTAATTGTGCTGTGACTGCGGCTAGGGTAACGTCAATGTAAGCAATTCCTGACAAACGTAAATTATTTCGCTGTCTATAAAAAGGGAGTGGAGAGTTGGGAGAGACGCGATTAATCGCATCTCTACTAGGGAGTGAGGAGTGAGGAGTTGCGATTGCTTCCGTGTTTCGAAACCAATATTCACCACCATCTGTAACTTCTTGCATGGCAGCGACTAACTCAGGAAGTGGTGTACCCTTTGGGCAGTAGCCATTTACACCAATAGATTTGGCAGCTAATAGCAGTCCTTGTTCTTGCACAGAACTAAGAAGCAGAATTGGTAGGTTGGGATATAAGGCTTTGAGTTGCCGACAGAATTGTAAACCTAGCTGCTGGCTGGTGATGGAGCGACCATTACCGAATTCCAAAACCACCAAATTCACCTGTTTAGGGTCTTCTTGGGCAATTTCTGCTAGAATCTGCAAGGCAGTGGTATCAGTTTCTACTACTCCTGTTACTTCCAGGTTGGGAATTGCTTCCAAAGCTACCCGTAATCCCAGACGAAAAATTGGGTCTTGGTCGAATAACAATAATTTTAAAGGGCGATCGCTCATAGTCTACTCAATTACACAAGCACTGTTTTTTACCAATCAGAAAACAGCTTTGATACAAAACTTTGTCTCCACCTATTGTTACCTGTTTTCGCAAACTGAATAAATCGATCATAATTGCCATAAGCAGCTGTCACTGTGTAATTAAATGAACTTGAGTATTCGGCACTGGTTAGCAGAACGCTATATCGCAATCAATCAAATCAGAGGATTTTCGGCGGGGCAATTGGCAGGTATTGCCTACCGGATTGTTCAGGATATGGAAGTCAAAAGCCTCATGCCTTTTGATATCTGTACCTTGGTAGAGGTTTTAGAACTGCCTTTAGGGATTGTTTGGGAAGAAATCAGTCTGATTTCGCAGTTAACACAAAACCTGTTGCGTAGCCTCAGCCAAAAAAAACCGTTAAAACGTAACGAGGGTACATGGCTAGCGTTCCAAATTGCCTATCTTCAAGCTTTGCAAGCGATTCTAGAGCAGGAAGCAAGCCTAAAAAGACCGTGGTTAGATCGGGCAAGTATACCAATCCAAGCGCAAGTACTTAAAGAAGACGTTGGTAAACTCCTTCTCCAAGATTCGCAACTGCAAGGATTGTTGAAAACTCTCAGCCCAGGTAAATTAACTGATACACAAGCGGAACAAGCACTGTCTCTAATTGCAGATTCTTTACTGGTGCAACAAATAAATCATGCTGTCATCGCTTGGTTTGTTGCCAATGGTGCAGAAGAATATGAAGCTAAACTCTTAACACAGCGTTTAGTTCACTCACTTCCTGGTGAAATACTGATAGTTGTTACTGAAAATGCTGCCCCTTTAGCCCAACTGCAAAAGTTTTTCCGTTTGGGAATTTCATTAGCCCCCAGTTTTATAGCTCCAGAAGCTGGTTCTACAGTTGGTGAGAAAATTGACTTGCACCGAGAACATTACCGTGCAAGTTTGATTAAAAACCTCAGTATGCCTTTACTAATAGAATCCTTTACCCTCAAGGATATCTATGTGCCACAAAAAGGCTTACCAATAGAGGAAAGTATTTCTGATGTGGATAAAAAAGCTGTTAAGTCAGTTGATTTAAAAACATGGGCGCAGCAACAGCTAGCTGATTTAGAAACGATCGCTGTTATTGAGTCGGAACCTGGTTTTGGAAAAACCAGTTTTTGCCAACTCTGGGCAGCAGAGATAGCGCAAGAAGTTTACCCTATTTGGATGCCTATAGTAATTAGGTTAAGGGATATAAAATATGGCAAAACTTTAATCGAAACTCTAAATTCTGGTTTTGATGTTAATCTTTCAACCTGGTTAGAGCAAGAAAATATTCCTTGTCTGTTGCTACTGGATGGTTTGGATGAACTGCCCCCTTCTGCTTATGGTATAAGGGCAAAAGCAATTTTTGTTCAGCAATTACTGAACTTTCAATCTCAACATAGACACAAAATTGTGTTAACGAGCCGCTCAACAACATTACAGGAAATCGCCCCAGAAATCCCCCTATCATTGAAGCGAATTATCATTCAACCGTTGGATGTGGACGAATTCAAGCAATGGTTTCAGCAGTGGGCAAAAGTACAATCGTTGGCGATCGCTCAAAATTTCTTTACATTCTTAAAACAGTCAGGCTTATTTGTCAGCCAATCAAGGTTTCCAGAATTATCTACCCTTGTTCGTCAACCCCTAATGTTGCATTTATTGGGGATTTTACACCGCGACGGACTGCTAAATGATGAAGTATTACAACTAGCTGCTAATACCCCAAAGTCTTCTGTACTATGGGAAATTTATCATCGCCTAAGTCGATGGTTGTTGGGTTATCCGCTAACTGGTGGGATTAAAACGATGCTGCTGCGCTCAGGATCGGCTCATATCCACCGGACTCCAGAAGCGATCGCTAATTTACTTGCTAATCGTCATCCTCAAGATTTACTCGATCAAATGCAAGCGATCGCTCTGAAAATTTTACACTCGCAACGTCATCAAATTAATTTGGCTGGTGAATTTAACACTCTACCAGGATTTTATTTTAAAATTCGGGACTTAGAAAGCTCAGAAAAAACTAGTTTAATTGAGTTTTCGCATATTAAGTTAGGAGAATTTCTTTGTGCTAAAGCTGTGACTGCTGAGTTGAAATTATTAACTCAGTGCCAAAATGAGGCTTATGGTTCTCTCACTTTTGTACTTGATTCTCCTAGTAGCGTTGCCCAGCATATTTACAATTTACTCGGTTATGGGATACTGAGCCAGGAAATTGAAGAATTGGCGATCGCAATTTTACGCCGCGAACAAAAGCACAAGTTTTCTTTTGAAGTTTTGTTTCAACGTCTTTTGTCTTTCTGGCGTGCTTACTGTCAAGGCTATTGGTTAGACGAAGGCATAGCCCACAAAGCTTGGACTCATTTCCACGCACTACAAAACCCGGTGAATGTTGAGCAAGTCAATGCTGCTGTGGGATTGAATGTATTTTTATTGCTTTGTGCTTGCTATCGAGAAACCAAAATCCCTTTTTGGCCTTGTGGGAATCCGCTCAATTTAACAGAATTCAATCCAGAAGCTTTAAGTGCGCTAATTGCGAGAGCAACCGTTCTCCACAAAAGTGCCTTTGCAACCCGAATCAAGTCTCTGGCTGGACTCAATTTATCGAGAGCCTCTTTGTTACAAGTAGTGCTAACTGGGGTAAATCTTGAGCAGACAAACTTATCCAATGCGGAGTTAATCGGGACTAATTTGGCTGGAGCCAATTTGCAACAGGCTAATCTGACAGGCGCAAACCTTCAACAAGCTAACCTTACAGACGTAAACCTCGAACAGGCTAACCTGACAGGTGCAAATCTCCAACAAGCTAACCTTACGGGAGCAAATCTTAATTCAGCCGATCTCACCAACGCCTGCTTCTTTGATGCCATCCTTACTCAGGCTGGCAAAAAATTAGCTACTGATAATGGTGCCTTGTTCTCTAAAGAGTCGTTTCAAAGACTGAAAAGTTTGCGTAGTTTATCGCCGCAGGCATCGCAGCAACCCTTCTTAAATACCATCCAAATTACGCCAAACACAGATAAAAATTGGAATAAACCCCCTGCAAACGGGCTAATTGAAAGCTCTGAAGGCACAATTTTACCCGTAGGTTTCTATGATGATGATGTCGATGATGAAACCGTTTTTGGCAATAACTCTATTGATGACAAGTAGGTTGTCACAATTAAAGCTAACTGGCAAGGGCTATCATTTGTCCTTTGTCCTTTGTAGTTGATCGATAGTTCTTCTTCCCCTGCTCCCCTGCTCCCCTGCTCCCTGCTCCCTAGCCTTCTTGAGGATTACGGTAGCCAACAAAGTTAATACTGTAGTCAGTAATTCGCACTCCTGTTTCTTCTTCAATTTTGCGGAGCAAATCTTCTGGTAGTTCTACATGAACATCAAGAATTTGATTTGTATCCATACAGTTAATATGACTGTGAGAGTCACTAATATTGCCGTATAAACGCCCATCACAGCGCTCAATACATTCAATAATGCCCTGACTGGATAATGCTTCCAAATTTTGATAAACAGAGGTATGGCCGATCTCTTTACCTTCTTGGTTCAAGCGATCGTAAATCTCTCTAGCAGAAAGATGTTCATTTGCTTGCCAAAGTAATTCCAGAATAAAGCGACGCTGACGACTGACGCGCATACCCAGGATTTGACACCTATCTAGCGCATCTTCTAGAGAACGAATTGGTTTTGTTGAAATTGTTTGTTTTTGCATATTACAGCTTGTTAACTGTTAAGGGAATTTTCCCACTTCAATTTTTATTGGTTATTTAATATATGCAATAATATTGCACACCATTGTTCTACCTGTACTTGTGTTTTGGCTTGTGATGCTTCGGAAGTAACAGGTGGCGATAAATAACGATCTATTTTTTGCTTGCTGATGGCTACTTTGTCAGACCTTAATCTAAAACAAACTCATTACAACTTTAACTTAAAATTGCTGGAAATGTCCACTTTGGGGCAGGTGTTGCCTAGAGGCAATAGGCAAGAGGCAAGAGGAAAGAAGGCTTTTTGAGTTGTACGGAGTTTATTCAAAAATCAAATATGAGTCCTAAACCTCATCTATGTTGAAACCTAGAGTTTTTCTAAGATACAAGGTTGACCAAAATTATTAGCAAAAAAGTATTAGTAAGTACCAATTAATTTCTCAAGGTCAATGTAGCGTCAATCCCTGAAAGCTGCTACTGTATATTGTCGATCCTAAAGTTGAGCAAAAAGAAAGTGGCTGCTGAGTCAAAGACAATTGCGATCGCACTCAATAATGACTTCATTAATAATCTGGATCTGTCGCCTGCCTCAACGGTGATTGAACAACTGCTGCGAGATGGGGCCGCATCCCATGAACAGCAGCTACGCTTTGATATCAATTACGATCTCGAACCTGGCGATCCACGGGAACTTTCAGAAATTCCAGAAATACGGCTGTGGTTTGTGCGCCTAGATGCCAAATATCCCTGGTTAGCATTTTTACTAGATTGGAAAGCTGGAGAATTTGCTCGTTATGCCGCCATGCTAGTACCACACCAGTTCAGTTCCCAAGACGGCATTCAGTACAATCCTGAAGCCTTAGAAATATTTTTGATGCACAAAATCTTTATTTTAGGTGATTGGCTCAAACAGCAGGATATCCCCAGCCTCTCGCGGTTAAAGTCTATGGCTCAAATGCTGGGTTATGAATTAGATGATGCTTTTTTTGAGATATTTTAATACTGAAATAACCGCAAAATCTAGCTGTCACAACCAGGTTTTGCGGTCATTCAACAAACGCATGACTACATTAGATATCCAATAGACTAATTGCAGAAATTGGGGCAAACTGCTGGTTTAGCCACCCCAGATTTTCTCTAAAACTGCGTTTGGCGAAACATCCGCTGTTTTTCCCGTAGGGGATGCAATGGCCAGGAATTTATCGTTTTTCGGCAACAACTTAGCTGGATCGGTGGGCCCAAATAGGGCGATGGTATAGGTTTGGACTGCAACACTCAGTTGTAGTGCCGGACTATCAGTAGACAACATCAAATTTGCCCCGGCGATCATAGCAGTTAACTTGCCAATATCATCTGGGGCAGTCACCTTAATATCTGGAGAAGACCCCAGAAGCGATCGCACAAACTGTTCATCGCCAATTCCCTTAACAACCACCACAGGCAGGTCAGGCTGCTTGTCTTGGAAACCTTGAATAATTTGATGCCAACTTTCGACAGGGTAGATTTTATCCAGTTCTTTAGCCTGAGATAACTGGCCAGAACCGCCATGAATCAAGATATAGCCTGTTTCATGCACCCCTAAGCGTTTCTGTTCTTTTTGTGCCCACTCAATATCTGGTTTGGGTACATTTACTGCTAACTCTGGGACAGGACTATTTATTTCCAATGGTTGCAGCAAATCGTGATATGCTGCCGCCACATACTGGGATGCTTTAAATGGCACAGCGTGGGTCAGAAAAACCGAACCATTGCCTTTGTAGCCAATACGTATGGGAATTCCCGTCAACCAGAGCAAAAGACTAAGCAACCAAATTTGCTTAACAACAATGACAACATCGTATTCGCGATCGCGAATTGTTCCCACCAAGTTACCCCAATCTGCCAGACTATTACGGTCGTTAAAATCAAAGTTCAGCACCTCGTGAACTGACTTGCTCACTCGGTAGGCAGCCTTTGACCGGGGTTCAACAACGACATCTATCTGAGCGTCAGGGTAATTGCGCTTCAGGTCATCTAGAGTCGGAAAGAAGAGAATTTGGTCGCCAATTCCGCCAGGTACAAGGGCTACTACTCGCATAATATTTATTGACGCTTACTCGCTCCCTATTTTAGGGGAAAATATATAGCTTAAAGATTGAGGAATTCTGTGTATTTACTAATTCCAGCTGCGGGAATCGGAAAAAGAATGGGTAGTAACCGCAATAAACTCCTGCTGAAAGTGCGATCGCAACCAATTATTGCTTGGACTCTATTAGCCGCAGAAGCTGCCAATACAATCAGTTGGATCGGGATTATTTCTCAGCCTACCGATTGGCCAGACTTCAGAGCAATTCTCGCCGATCTCAAGCTTACTAAACCAGTGGAATTGATTCAAGGTGGCTCCACGCGTCAAGAATCTGTTTACAACGGCTTGCAGGCTTTGCCACTAGCCGCAGAACAAGTGTTGATTCACGATGGCGCTAGATGTCTCGCCACACCAGATTTATTTAACTCTTGTGCCCAAGCCATTCGCCACTGTCCCGGTTTAATTGCTGGTGTACCCGTCAAAGACACCATCAAAGTTGTTGATGAACAAGGCATAATTCAAGAAACACCCGACAGACAAAAATTGTGGGCGGCACAAACTCCCCAAGGATTTGATGTCAAGTTGTTGAAACAGTGCCACGCTGAAGGAGTCCGTCAAGGTTGGGAAGTAACTGACGATGCCGCTTTATTTGAAAAGTGCGGCATCGAAGTCCGAATTGTCGAGGGAGAGGAGACAAATTTAAAAGTGACGACTCCACAAGATTTAGCGATCGCAGAATTTATTCTCACAACTAGAGGCGTTTGAGGAATGGGGAATGGGGAATGAACTAACGTCCAATGCCCAATCCCAAATTTGAGGGCTAACAATATTTTGACAATTTACGATATAATGCCACACACTTGTTGATTATTAGTTGTCATGTACTAATGACCAATGACTAATGACCAATGACTAATGACAAATGACTAAATGATTACAGCCACAGCGACGAAGATAGAAGCAATTCTCTATTTAAAGGGTAAACCCTTGTCGCTCGGCGAAATCGCCGAGTATGCAGCGTGCGATCGCGCCGCTGTCAAAGAAGGCATAATTGAACTCATGGACAATTATGCCCACCGAGATAGCGCCCTAGAGGTAATAGAAACCCCTGATGGTTACAGTTTGCAACTACGGTCTGATTTTCAGGATCTAGTGCAAACGATGATACCAGTAGAATTGGGTGTAGGTGCATTGCGGACTTTAGCAGCGATCGCCCTCAATAGTCCAATACTCCAGAGCGACTTGATTAACTTGCGCGGTTCAGGAGTATATCAACACGTTCCAGAACTCGTAGAACTTGGTTTTATCCGCAAACGCCGAGATAGCGATTCTCGCTCCTACTCACTCCAAGTAACCCCAAAATTCCATCAGTATTTCCAAATCGAACAACTCCCACAAATACTTTCCAACAACCAAAAGGAAGAACAACTAGAACTAGAACTAGAACTAAAGGGAGTAGGGAATGGGGAATAGGGAATGGGGATGATGAGGAAGACAAGGAGGAATTATTGAATAAGTCTCTTCCTTGTCTCCCCCCTCTTCCTTGTCTCTTCTTCATGCCCAATTCCCAATTCCCACTTGCCCTGAGCGTAAAGCCTACGGCATAGCTTCGCTTAACGCGTAGCGTCTCGTAGAGAAGGCGTTCGCATAGCGTCCCGCAGGGAAGGGATTCCCAATCCCCAATCCCAATGACTTATACCCGTGGTGAATGCGCTAGCCTTGTACTATGGTTTAGAGTAGAGTTAGCAATTAAGCTAAATAAAACTGCCAATGGTGTTTAATCCTGACTTTTTAAATGACAACTCCGAGGAACACCCTAATCAACTTCTTTCCGACCACGCTGAGGAATACCCCAATCAGTTACTCAAATATCTACAACATCAGTCTCCTGATGTTCTAGCGAGGATTGCTCAATCCGCCAGCCCTGAAATTAAACAAATCATCTCGCAAAATGTCCAAGGGCTAGTAGGAATGCTCCCGGCAGAAAATTTCAACGTGCAAATTACAACAGATCGGGATAACTTAGCTGGGCTTCTAGCGTCGGCCATGATGACAGGGTATTTTCTGCGCCAGATGGAACAAAGAATGCAGTTAGAGCATTTGTCTAATGGTCAATAGTCAATAGTCAAACATTCTGGGACTATTGACCAAATAATTACTAATTCGTAATTCGTAATTCGTAATTCAAAAAGTTACATCAACCCACACTGGATTAAAAATTCAGTGGTTAACAAGACATTTGTTGAGAGTTCAAGCTTCCACTGATAACGTAGCGGTAGCAAATTCGCTTACTCCTGCAAAGAAGCAAGCTACGCACAGGATCTCTTAGAGAGCGTCTTGCAATTACGAATTATCAATTACGAATTATTTTGACTACTTCCTTTCAGGATAAGCTCCTGATTGTACTTTGAAGGTTTGAATTTTCCCGCTACGATTGACCTCGATAGCTATTATGTCCCCAACTTTGCTGGACTCTACCAGCTTTTGAACTTGGGCCGAGGTTTTGACTGGCTTACCGTTAACTTTTTGAATCACGTCTCCAGGAAGCAATCCTCCACGCTTGGCTGGGGAATCGCCTGTGACTCCTTTAATCACAATCCCAACATCCTGCTGAATGTTCAGTTGATTCTCTTGATTAATCTGCTGTTTTTTAATGGCAGAAAGGTCTGCCATTTCAACACCCAAGAAGGGATGTTCTACACGCCCTTTGGTAAAAAGTTCATTGGCAATGCGGGCGGCGGTTTCAATGGGGATCGCAAAACCGAGTCCTTGAGCATCAGCACGAATGGCAGTATTAACACCAATCACTTCGCCTTGAGCGTTTAACAAGGGTCCACCGGAATTACCAGGGTTAATTGCAGCATCAGTTTGGATAAAGCTAACTCGCTTATCTGGTACACCAACTTGAGTACTGGTGCGATCGGTAGCGCTGATAATGCCGATAGTGACAGTATTATCTAAACCCAGAGGGTTGCCAATTGCGATCGCCCACTGTCCTGGTATTAAGTTTTGCGAATTGCCCAGTTTTACAGTTGGCAAATGATTCGCTTTTATTTTCACCACTGCCACATCTGTCACAGAATCAACTCCTACCACCTTCCCCTCTAAACTTCGACCATCCTTGAGGGTGACTTGTACTGTATCTGTATCTGCTACTACATGAGCGTTAGTGAGTAATTCCCCATCCTCGCTCAAAATAAATCCCGATCCTGTACCGCGCTCAATCCGTTCTTCGGGAATTGGTTGCTCATCCTCTCCAAAAAATCGCCGCAAGAGCGGATTTTTTAACGCGTCAGAGATGGGATTGGCGACTTTGCGAGTGGCATTAATTCGCACCACAGCCGGGCCAACTTTTTGCACTGCCGTCGCAATAAAA
The Nostoc punctiforme PCC 73102 genome window above contains:
- a CDS encoding glycosyltransferase family 9 protein — protein: MRVVALVPGGIGDQILFFPTLDDLKRNYPDAQIDVVVEPRSKAAYRVSKSVHEVLNFDFNDRNSLADWGNLVGTIRDREYDVVIVVKQIWLLSLLLWLTGIPIRIGYKGNGSVFLTHAVPFKASQYVAAAYHDLLQPLEINSPVPELAVNVPKPDIEWAQKEQKRLGVHETGYILIHGGSGQLSQAKELDKIYPVESWHQIIQGFQDKQPDLPVVVVKGIGDEQFVRSLLGSSPDIKVTAPDDIGKLTAMIAGANLMLSTDSPALQLSVAVQTYTIALFGPTDPAKLLPKNDKFLAIASPTGKTADVSPNAVLEKIWGG
- a CDS encoding DUF760 domain-containing protein, whose amino-acid sequence is MVFNPDFLNDNSEEHPNQLLSDHAEEYPNQLLKYLQHQSPDVLARIAQSASPEIKQIISQNVQGLVGMLPAENFNVQITTDRDNLAGLLASAMMTGYFLRQMEQRMQLEHLSNGQ
- a CDS encoding pentapeptide repeat-containing protein, yielding MNLSIRHWLAERYIAINQIRGFSAGQLAGIAYRIVQDMEVKSLMPFDICTLVEVLELPLGIVWEEISLISQLTQNLLRSLSQKKPLKRNEGTWLAFQIAYLQALQAILEQEASLKRPWLDRASIPIQAQVLKEDVGKLLLQDSQLQGLLKTLSPGKLTDTQAEQALSLIADSLLVQQINHAVIAWFVANGAEEYEAKLLTQRLVHSLPGEILIVVTENAAPLAQLQKFFRLGISLAPSFIAPEAGSTVGEKIDLHREHYRASLIKNLSMPLLIESFTLKDIYVPQKGLPIEESISDVDKKAVKSVDLKTWAQQQLADLETIAVIESEPGFGKTSFCQLWAAEIAQEVYPIWMPIVIRLRDIKYGKTLIETLNSGFDVNLSTWLEQENIPCLLLLDGLDELPPSAYGIRAKAIFVQQLLNFQSQHRHKIVLTSRSTTLQEIAPEIPLSLKRIIIQPLDVDEFKQWFQQWAKVQSLAIAQNFFTFLKQSGLFVSQSRFPELSTLVRQPLMLHLLGILHRDGLLNDEVLQLAANTPKSSVLWEIYHRLSRWLLGYPLTGGIKTMLLRSGSAHIHRTPEAIANLLANRHPQDLLDQMQAIALKILHSQRHQINLAGEFNTLPGFYFKIRDLESSEKTSLIEFSHIKLGEFLCAKAVTAELKLLTQCQNEAYGSLTFVLDSPSSVAQHIYNLLGYGILSQEIEELAIAILRREQKHKFSFEVLFQRLLSFWRAYCQGYWLDEGIAHKAWTHFHALQNPVNVEQVNAAVGLNVFLLLCACYRETKIPFWPCGNPLNLTEFNPEALSALIARATVLHKSAFATRIKSLAGLNLSRASLLQVVLTGVNLEQTNLSNAELIGTNLAGANLQQANLTGANLQQANLTDVNLEQANLTGANLQQANLTGANLNSADLTNACFFDAILTQAGKKLATDNGALFSKESFQRLKSLRSLSPQASQQPFLNTIQITPNTDKNWNKPPANGLIESSEGTILPVGFYDDDVDDETVFGNNSIDDK
- a CDS encoding DUF3685 domain-containing protein, producing MSDRPLKLLLFDQDPIFRLGLRVALEAIPNLEVTGVVETDTTALQILAEIAQEDPKQVNLVVLEFGNGRSITSQQLGLQFCRQLKALYPNLPILLLSSVQEQGLLLAAKSIGVNGYCPKGTPLPELVAAMQEVTDGGEYWFRNTEAIATPHSSLPSRDAINRVSPNSPLPFYRQRNNLRLSGIAYIDVTLAAVTAQLQVPGLAVLDRAILAGQRRELLAARWLLDRLLVSSQERQEEDIPVSDELPLTPSFSSAIQPRQTVLPLLSLGTVQFNLFASCVTKLQFPLRNVTDLPLEIDIFREEKKRELLYLILQKLTEQLDELRASQLDVNQLYEVKNILLRDLWEVAITDFFGKFSQIKIGNQNIGIVNFLLQNIEVVQRDILNKIPLVFELYSYLIFQTELRIDNTSYPVLGTEAKSQALMILENLLIQVANGVVQPLLNSLADVEIMKQNLYGRQFISTREIERFRNDLSWKYRLINYIEEPKAVFESRYDLFVIAPRGIAKTSVYAPRNQELARLSNIPLIVTLLLEFSDAIAPRLKSLLSFLGSGIVFILTQIIGRGLGLIGRGILQGIGSVSLLEKNLRRNSDRTK
- a CDS encoding CRR6 family NdhI maturation factor, which encodes MAAESKTIAIALNNDFINNLDLSPASTVIEQLLRDGAASHEQQLRFDINYDLEPGDPRELSEIPEIRLWFVRLDAKYPWLAFLLDWKAGEFARYAAMLVPHQFSSQDGIQYNPEALEIFLMHKIFILGDWLKQQDIPSLSRLKSMAQMLGYELDDAFFEIF
- a CDS encoding HhoA/HhoB/HtrA family serine endopeptidase, which translates into the protein MKLSLNQLGVYLFLLVFGCGAGLFGSRYLLLQNSSFQQLRNVTMASPPESVVPNSPNGAIGATGGDNVNFIATAVQKVGPAVVRINATRKVANPISDALKNPLLRRFFGEDEQPIPEERIERGTGSGFILSEDGELLTNAHVVADTDTVQVTLKDGRSLEGKVVGVDSVTDVAVVKIKANHLPTVKLGNSQNLIPGQWAIAIGNPLGLDNTVTIGIISATDRTSTQVGVPDKRVSFIQTDAAINPGNSGGPLLNAQGEVIGVNTAIRADAQGLGFAIPIETAARIANELFTKGRVEHPFLGVEMADLSAIKKQQINQENQLNIQQDVGIVIKGVTGDSPAKRGGLLPGDVIQKVNGKPVKTSAQVQKLVESSKVGDIIAIEVNRSGKIQTFKVQSGAYPERK
- the ispD gene encoding 2-C-methyl-D-erythritol 4-phosphate cytidylyltransferase gives rise to the protein MYLLIPAAGIGKRMGSNRNKLLLKVRSQPIIAWTLLAAEAANTISWIGIISQPTDWPDFRAILADLKLTKPVELIQGGSTRQESVYNGLQALPLAAEQVLIHDGARCLATPDLFNSCAQAIRHCPGLIAGVPVKDTIKVVDEQGIIQETPDRQKLWAAQTPQGFDVKLLKQCHAEGVRQGWEVTDDAALFEKCGIEVRIVEGEETNLKVTTPQDLAIAEFILTTRGV
- a CDS encoding Fur family transcriptional regulator: MQKQTISTKPIRSLEDALDRCQILGMRVSRQRRFILELLWQANEHLSAREIYDRLNQEGKEIGHTSVYQNLEALSSQGIIECIERCDGRLYGNISDSHSHINCMDTNQILDVHVELPEDLLRKIEEETGVRITDYSINFVGYRNPQEG
- the scpB gene encoding SMC-Scp complex subunit ScpB; its protein translation is MITATATKIEAILYLKGKPLSLGEIAEYAACDRAAVKEGIIELMDNYAHRDSALEVIETPDGYSLQLRSDFQDLVQTMIPVELGVGALRTLAAIALNSPILQSDLINLRGSGVYQHVPELVELGFIRKRRDSDSRSYSLQVTPKFHQYFQIEQLPQILSNNQKEEQLELELELKGVGNGE